Part of the Pseudomonadota bacterium genome is shown below.
TCCGCGACCCTGCCGGCAACCGCATTGGACTCGTCCAGACCTGAACCTCGTTGGCGGTGGTCGCACCGCCATGGCTGAAGACAGCGCTGCCGGCGGATGTTTGCCGGCGGTGTTCGGCCGCTGGTTCGCCGCCAAGGGTTGGCAGCCGCATCGCCACCAGCTGGAGATGCTGGGTGCGGCTGCGCTCGGCCAGTCGGCGCGGCTGAGCGCGCCGACCGGCGGCAGCGCGCTCACTCGACTTTTCGCCCTGGCCTTCCGTCACACGGCGAGCGAAGGTCCTCGATGAGGGCCTCGGCGGTCTTGAGATCGGCAGTTTCGAAACCCTCGCTGAAGCGCCCATAGATCGGCGCCAAAAGCTGATGCGCCTCCTTGAACCGGGCTTGGCTCAGCCAATGCCGCGCCAGGCTGGCGGCGACGCGCAGCTCCCACGACAAGGTGCCTTGCCGGCGCGCCCAATCGAGCGCCGTGCGGAAGCAATCCTCGGCCGTGGTCGCGGCTGCCGGCGCCCCCTCCATGAGGACGATCTCGCCTTTGACACGCAGGAGCTCGGCCATGCACCAACTCTCCTCATCGTGTTCCGCCCGCGCGATCGCCTCCTCGATCGCGGCCCGCCCCCGGGCGATGTCGCCGGCGGCGGCCAAAGCCTCCGCCTGCGCGGCGAGGAAGATGACGTAGCGCAGCGCCGATCGGGTCGCGCGCAGGTCGTTGAGCGCCGCGCCGAACAGCCGCAATCCGCCGGCAACATCGCCGCTCCGGACGAGAAGGATCCCTTGCAGGCAACGGCCGCGGATGTGCAAGACGGGCAGCCCATGCTTTGCCGCGTTGTCGAGGAGCAACGCCACCGAGCGCTCGGCGGCGGGAAGATCGCCGCGCCAGAGTGCCACCATGCATTCCGCATCGGCGAGCGCATTGCAGAGCGTCATCACGTGATCGCTGCTTCGCGCCGCTTCGATCGCGGCTTCCGAGGTGCGCTGGGCCTGATCGGGATAGCCTTGGAGCCACAAGATCCGCGCCAGAATCATCTGCGCCATGACCCGCTGGTCGACAAGAAAGCGGAAGGTGTCCGAGCTGTCCTGGGGCGGGGCATAGCGGCGGAGTACGATCTCGAGGTGACGGCGCGCGTGGACCTGGTCGCCGAGGTAGTGCAGCGAGATGGCGGTTATCCGATAGCCGATGAAGACGTCGAAGGAATCGACCTGGCGCTCGGCAATGACCGTGAATCTGCGGGCGAATTCCTGCGCAGCGCGGTACGCGCCGCAATCCGTGCGGTAGGCCCACAGCCCCCAGAGCGCGCGCAGCTGGTATTCGACATCCTCAAGCCTCTCCGCGATGGCGCCCGTTGGATGATGATTCCGAAGTTCGTAGACGAACTTCGGAATCATCACACTTCCTTCAATAAATTGGCGGCCGGCTTAGCCCTGAAATTCGCCAACGAATTTCAGGGGCGGAACACGAGGCCTATTGCTTCACCGCGGTAGTGTAGAAGACGTTGTCATTGTTGGTCTTGATCTCCTTCACCTGCTTGTGGACGGCAAGGTTGCGGTTGGTCTGGAACAGAATGACGAAGGGACCCTCCTGCATGTGCCGGCGCTGGATCTCGGCATACATCTCGTGACGCTTCGCCTCATCCTTCTCCAACAGCGCGCTTTCAACCATGCCGTTGAACCACACGTCGCTCCAATTGGCGCGCCAGGTCGGGTACTGGGACTTGCGCGCCTCCGGGCGATTGTCGGGGTTGAAGGCCAAGGTCTCCGCCATGGCATGGGCATCGGGATAGGAGATCGCCCAGGCAGACATCACCACCTCGAAGTTCCGCCCGCGATTGCGCGTCATGATCTGGGCGTAGGCCATCTGGTTGATGTTGAGGGTGATCCCGACCTTCGCGGCGTTGGCCTGGATATGTTGGGCGAGGTCCGTGTAGGGGAAGGTGTTGGCGACAATGAACTCCTTGGTGAAGCCATTGGGGTATCCGGCTTCGCTCAGGAGCTGCTTCGCCTTGGCGAGGTCGAGCCTGAAGGGCTGGCCTTCCTCCTTGGACAAGGCGCCGAAGGCGCCGAGCGGGATCGGGCTGTTGCGGGCCATGCCCTCGAACCGCATCACCGTCTTCTGCAGGCCCTCATAGTCGACAAGGTAGCGGAAGGCGAGCCGCACCTTGGGATTGGCGAGGATCGGGTCGCCGCCATAGAGGGTGAGATAGTAGAACTGCGCCCTGGGCGAGGTGATGACGCGCGATCCCGTGCTCTCGGCAGCCGCCTCGAGGTCGGTTGGGTTGAGCACGCGGGCGATGTCGATGTCGCCTTTTTCCAGCAAGAGCCGCTCCGCGCTCGACTCGGGCACATGGCGGACGATGACGCGGCGAACCTGGCTGGCACCCCGCCAATATCCCTCGTTGCGCTCGAGAATGATCGTGTCGTTGGCGATCCAGCTCTTGAGATGATGGGCGCCGACGCAGGCGGTGTTGGTCTTGAGCCAGGTATTGCCCAAGTCGTCGCCCTGGGCGTGCTTCATGATCTCCTTCATGTCGAGCACATAGGCGTAGCGGACGGCGAACACTGCGGGACCGAGGATCGACCGGGGATATGGCTTATCGAACGTGACGGCGAAGGTGTCCGCGTCGACCGTCTTGATCTTCTCGTCCACCTCGTCCTTCGAAATGCCCCACTGCGTGATGTTCTGCGCGCTGGCGAGGTTGAGCTTGACCACGCGCCGCATCGACCAGGCGGCGTCTTCCGCGGTCACCGGATTGCCCGAGGGATGCTTCAGATCCTTGCGGATCTTGAAGGTCCAGGTGCGGCCATCGGGCGAGACCGACCAGCTCTCGGCGACGCCGGGCACGATCTTGCGGGAGTCCGCGTAGTCCTTGAGCAAGAGCGGATCGCAAACGTTGCCCATGATCTCGTCGGTGATCGTCTCCCCGATCTGTGCTGGATCGAGGGTCAAAACCCCGTCGAGGTTCCAGGCGATGACCAAGGCATCGCGCGGGGTGGCCGCATTTGCGGCCGCCGACATGAGTATGACGAGAGCTGCTGCAAGTGAGGCCGAGCGATGCATATATGAAGCTCCGAAAACCGCATCTATCGAATTGAATGCCCTCACCCCAGCCCTCTCCCGCAGTGCGGGAGAGGGGGAACGCGACGTCGCCCTCTTGCTCCCTCTCCCGCACCGTGGGAGAGGGTCGG
Proteins encoded:
- a CDS encoding ABC transporter substrate-binding protein, with product MHRSASLAAALVILMSAAANAATPRDALVIAWNLDGVLTLDPAQIGETITDEIMGNVCDPLLLKDYADSRKIVPGVAESWSVSPDGRTWTFKIRKDLKHPSGNPVTAEDAAWSMRRVVKLNLASAQNITQWGISKDEVDEKIKTVDADTFAVTFDKPYPRSILGPAVFAVRYAYVLDMKEIMKHAQGDDLGNTWLKTNTACVGAHHLKSWIANDTIILERNEGYWRGASQVRRVIVRHVPESSAERLLLEKGDIDIARVLNPTDLEAAAESTGSRVITSPRAQFYYLTLYGGDPILANPKVRLAFRYLVDYEGLQKTVMRFEGMARNSPIPLGAFGALSKEEGQPFRLDLAKAKQLLSEAGYPNGFTKEFIVANTFPYTDLAQHIQANAAKVGITLNINQMAYAQIMTRNRGRNFEVVMSAWAISYPDAHAMAETLAFNPDNRPEARKSQYPTWRANWSDVWFNGMVESALLEKDEAKRHEMYAEIQRRHMQEGPFVILFQTNRNLAVHKQVKEIKTNNDNVFYTTAVKQ